A genomic region of Leptospira mtsangambouensis contains the following coding sequences:
- a CDS encoding DUF962 domain-containing protein encodes MRFAKEMAFYSAYHQEKRNVWIHVLGVPTITFTLFVVLSRFSLFEYNGFHVSASLVFTLAVLGYYYTLDVLFAFVATLIFGGLYVTSEWITLQLPANTAWTIFGLGQVIGWGAQFYGHFVFEKSRPALFDNLFQALVSAPLFVVADVFFELGYRMDLKNAVDAELKQKGVWKDFSHKPA; translated from the coding sequence TTGAGATTTGCAAAAGAAATGGCGTTTTATTCTGCTTACCATCAGGAAAAACGCAACGTATGGATCCATGTGCTTGGTGTTCCCACAATCACCTTCACCTTGTTTGTCGTGTTAAGCCGTTTTTCTCTTTTTGAATACAATGGTTTTCACGTGTCGGCATCCCTAGTGTTTACATTGGCTGTGCTTGGTTACTACTATACTTTGGATGTTTTGTTTGCTTTTGTTGCTACTTTGATTTTTGGAGGACTGTATGTCACTTCCGAATGGATTACTTTACAACTTCCGGCAAATACAGCGTGGACAATTTTTGGCCTTGGACAAGTGATCGGTTGGGGAGCTCAGTTTTACGGACACTTTGTGTTCGAAAAGAGTAGGCCTGCCCTTTTTGATAACTTGTTCCAAGCTTTGGTATCGGCTCCTCTGTTCGTTGTAGCGGACGTGTTTTTTGAACTTGGATACCGAATGGATTTAAAAAATGCAGTCGACGCAGAACTAAAACAAAAAGGTGTTTGGAAAGACTTTTCGCATAAACCTGCTTAG
- a CDS encoding transglutaminase-like domain-containing protein: MKKTFLILVFLSFLFSLFASPEREVPIFWTELHSKYNWKTKPTFPESESVELFESILYTEGRLLLQTKDVTKQYSLLVWNLDSRESKKIDWDGGKVTGWAECSGRILVQTTKTLWDLDAKTFVVKRKLPWSNNGKSWVDIVCLENKIYRLVADQLEVYGLDSGELESKIPLPFSSVQRMSKRSEKEILLISSYWGNTIQVFSPKDPTNSKEWKFPVNHRALFKLVTLSENHLLIFDPITKIYGEWMVFENSILPLDSPVEVADGSRAYRFSPIQNKIEYQFSLTALSDLPETKYQILLPKQNISSQRLSEEEFDVASIPEIDDYGNRSLVLTLPPLKAGDRKEIKVYSALLTRYKIHWNLDPKLTLGKTQNGEGLESFLMDDWFLKMDSDVVLEKRKSIIQNETNLKQILTKTQEYVSSIPYQSGSFESAPKVIEKNNGGCTEHSYVTMALLRGMGIPSRLVWNYLPTESSKEITFNHKFVEVWVEGLGWIPMEPLAPPKSKPGITHARHVVFAGLPGTNHPKIVGGDRLVQLSKDQLGLAKKIKFKLVVAKIETEKDTENMDEKVIIPKTNRALNSGEDLIVP; this comes from the coding sequence ATGAAAAAAACTTTTTTGATTTTAGTTTTCTTATCTTTCCTTTTTTCTTTATTCGCAAGTCCTGAAAGGGAAGTTCCTATTTTTTGGACGGAACTTCATTCGAAATACAATTGGAAAACAAAACCAACATTCCCCGAATCCGAATCCGTTGAATTATTTGAATCCATTTTATATACAGAGGGTAGGTTGTTACTCCAAACAAAGGATGTTACCAAACAGTACTCCCTCCTTGTTTGGAATTTAGATTCAAGGGAATCTAAAAAAATAGATTGGGATGGTGGGAAGGTGACAGGTTGGGCAGAGTGTTCGGGGAGAATTTTAGTCCAAACCACAAAGACTCTCTGGGATTTAGATGCAAAAACATTTGTTGTGAAGAGAAAACTTCCTTGGTCAAACAATGGAAAGTCTTGGGTTGATATTGTTTGTTTAGAAAACAAAATTTATAGATTGGTGGCAGACCAATTGGAAGTGTATGGATTGGATTCTGGTGAGTTGGAATCAAAAATTCCTCTTCCTTTTTCTTCTGTGCAAAGAATGTCCAAACGAAGTGAAAAAGAAATTCTACTCATCTCTTCTTATTGGGGAAATACCATTCAAGTTTTTTCTCCAAAAGATCCTACAAATTCTAAGGAATGGAAATTTCCAGTCAATCATAGGGCTCTTTTTAAATTGGTAACTTTATCAGAAAATCATCTTCTCATCTTTGATCCAATCACAAAGATTTATGGTGAATGGATGGTGTTTGAAAATTCCATTTTGCCTTTGGATTCTCCTGTCGAAGTAGCAGATGGCTCTAGAGCTTACCGATTTTCTCCCATCCAAAACAAAATTGAATACCAGTTTTCTTTAACGGCTCTCTCTGATCTTCCTGAAACAAAATACCAAATTCTCCTTCCAAAACAAAACATAAGTTCACAAAGATTATCCGAAGAAGAGTTTGATGTAGCATCCATCCCTGAAATCGATGATTATGGGAATAGGTCCTTGGTTCTTACCCTCCCTCCACTCAAAGCAGGTGATAGAAAAGAGATAAAAGTTTATAGTGCTTTGCTCACTCGTTATAAAATCCATTGGAATTTGGATCCAAAATTAACATTGGGCAAAACTCAAAATGGAGAAGGGTTGGAAAGTTTTTTGATGGATGATTGGTTTTTAAAGATGGATTCAGATGTTGTTTTGGAAAAAAGAAAATCAATTATTCAAAATGAGACCAACTTAAAACAAATTTTAACTAAAACCCAAGAATACGTATCCTCCATCCCTTATCAGTCAGGAAGTTTTGAATCTGCACCGAAAGTGATAGAAAAAAATAATGGAGGTTGCACAGAACATTCCTATGTCACCATGGCATTGTTACGCGGTATGGGAATTCCTTCGAGGTTAGTTTGGAACTATCTTCCTACGGAGTCCTCTAAGGAAATTACATTCAATCATAAATTTGTTGAGGTTTGGGTGGAAGGCCTTGGATGGATACCTATGGAGCCACTAGCACCACCTAAATCCAAACCGGGAATCACCCATGCTAGGCATGTTGTCTTTGCGGGACTACCAGGCACAAATCATCCCAAAATTGTTGGTGGGGATAGGCTTGTACAATTGTCAAAGGACCAATTGGGTCTTGCAAAAAAGATAAAATTCAAACTAGTTGTGGCAAAGATAGAAACCGAAAAAGACACAGAAAATATGGATGAGAAAGTTATAATTCCAAAAACAAACCGTGCCTTAAACTCTGGGGAAGATCTGATTGTTCCTTAA
- a CDS encoding helix-turn-helix transcriptional regulator, with translation MDSKRKGSLFYFGERILLGTSGIITEPHSHYAVSILVSLGSTFGLHTKSNEVIKSQGIIIPPNYYHKLEAENTEMLIIQLDPKSDEYKRIFMEDHPKTIDEATRAKIQTIAESLFSDDLTCDSARTVYNQILSLLGSETISKKYDKRIEMAIQRIKEKMPNPVTLAELSEISGISTDRFMHLFKENMGIPLRQYLLWQRLHIAAKLLQGGENLTTASHAAGFSDQAHLSRTFKKMFGVKPSLFLGSQSLSKVCFCED, from the coding sequence ATGGATTCAAAAAGAAAAGGAAGTCTTTTTTACTTTGGAGAACGAATTCTCTTAGGAACTTCAGGCATCATCACAGAACCACATTCCCATTATGCAGTGTCTATTTTGGTTTCACTTGGTTCCACCTTTGGTTTGCATACAAAATCCAATGAAGTCATCAAATCCCAAGGGATCATCATTCCTCCCAATTATTATCATAAATTGGAAGCAGAAAATACAGAAATGCTCATCATCCAACTAGATCCCAAATCAGATGAATACAAAAGAATTTTCATGGAAGATCATCCCAAAACAATTGATGAGGCAACAAGGGCCAAAATTCAAACGATCGCAGAATCATTATTTAGTGACGATCTCACCTGTGACTCAGCGCGGACTGTGTATAACCAAATCCTTTCTTTACTTGGCTCAGAAACCATTTCCAAAAAATACGACAAACGCATTGAGATGGCAATCCAAAGGATCAAAGAAAAAATGCCAAATCCGGTTACCTTAGCCGAACTTTCGGAAATATCAGGAATTTCCACAGATAGGTTTATGCATTTATTTAAAGAAAATATGGGAATTCCACTCAGGCAGTATCTTTTGTGGCAACGACTCCATATTGCCGCAAAACTATTGCAAGGTGGTGAAAATCTTACCACTGCATCTCATGCGGCAGGATTCAGTGACCAGGCTCATTTATCCAGAACCTTCAAAAAGATGTTTGGAGTGAAACCTTCGTTATTTTTAGGAAGTCAGTCGTTAAGTAAGGTATGTTTTTGTGAAGATTAG